A section of the Pan paniscus chromosome 7, NHGRI_mPanPan1-v2.0_pri, whole genome shotgun sequence genome encodes:
- the LOC129395898 gene encoding protein FAM90A15 codes for MMARRDPKSWAKRLVRAQTLQKQRRAPVGPRAPPPDEEDPRLKCKNCGAFGHTARSTRCPMKCWKAALVPATLGEKEGKENLKPWKPQVEANPGPLNKDKGEKEERPRQQDPQRKALLHIFSGKPPEKPLPNRKGSTESSDYLRVASGPMPVHTTSKRPRLGPVLADRSATERSDRGSVLASPSPLRKASLSSSSSLGPKERQTGAAADIPQPAVRQQGPEPLLVVKPTHSSPEGGCREVPQAASKTHGLLQAIRPQAQDKRPAVTSQPCPPAATHSLGLGSNLSFGPGAKRPAQARIQACLNFPKKPRLGPFQIPESAIQGGELGAPENLQPPPAATELGPSTSPQMGRRTPAQVPSVDRQPPHSRPCLPTAQACTMSHHPAASHDGAQPLRVLFRRLENGRWSSSLLAAPSFHSPEKPGAFLAQSPHVSEKSEGPRVRVPPSVLYEDLQVSSSSEDSDSDLE; via the exons ATGATGGCACGTCGGGACCCCAAATCTTGGGCCAAGAGACTGGTGAGAGCCCAGACCCTCCAGAAGCAGCGGAGGGCCCCAGTTGGGCCAAGGGCTCCCCCGCCCGATGAAGAAGATCCCAGG CTCAAGTGCAAAAACTGCGGGGCCTTTGGCCACACGGCCAGAAGTACCAGGTGCCCCATGAAGTGCTGGAAGGCAGCCCTGGTTCCAGCGACCttgggggaaaaggaagggaaggaaaacctgaaaccatggaaGCCCCAGGTTGAAGCCAACCCGGGGCCCTTGAACAAGgataagggagagaaggaagagagaccaaG GCAACAAGACCCGCAGAGGAAGGCTCTCCTCCACATATTTTCTGGGAAACCTCCAGAGAAGCCGCTGCCGAATCGAAAAGGATCCACGGAATCTTCTGATTATCTGAGG gTTGCAAGCGGGCCAATGCCGGTCCACACAACCAGTAAGAGGCCGCGCCTGGGCCCTGTCCTCGCTGATCGCTCAGCTACCGAAAGGTCTGACAGGGGCTCCGTCTTGGCTTCGCCGTCTCCCCTCAGAAAAGCCAGTCTGAGCTCCTCCTCAAGTCTTGGAccaaaggaaagacagacagggGCTGCGGCCGACATCCCTCAGCCTGCAGTCAGGCAGCAGGGCCCCGAGCCTCTCCTCGTGGTGAAGCCGacacacagcagccctgagggtggctgccgagaagttccccaggctgcctccaaAACCCACGGCCTGCTCCAGGCCATCAGACCCCAGGCACAGGACAAACGTCCTGCGGTGACCTCACAGCCCTGCCCGCCAGCCGCCACACACAGCTTGGGCCTAGGCTCCAATCTCAGCTTCGGGCCAGGAGCCAAGAGACCTGCCCAGGCTCGGATTCAGGCTTGCCTGAACTTCCCCAAGAAACCGAGACTGGGTCCCTTCCAGATCCCCGAAAGCGCCATCCAGGGAGGTGAGCTGGGGGCCCCGGAGAATCTCCAACCTCCGCCAGCCGCAACCGAACTTGGACCAAGTACGTCGCCCCAGATGGGCAGGAGGACACCCGCCCAGGTGCCCAGCGTCGACCGGCAGCCTCCGCACAGCAGACCTTGCCTGCCTACTGCCCAGGCCTGCACCATGTCCCATCACCCAGCGGCCAGCCATGATGGggcccagcctctcagagtgctcttCCGGAGACTGGAAAACGGACGCTGGAGCTCCAGCCTCCTGGCGGCCCCCTCATTTCACTCTCCTGAGAAGCCGGGAGCCTTCCTCGCTCAGAGCCCTCATGTGTCAGAGAAGTCTGAGGGTCCCCGTGTTCGTGTCCCACCGAGCGTCCTCTATGAGGACCTTCAGgtttcctcctcctcagaggaCAGCGATTCTGACCTGGAGTGA
- the LOC129395897 gene encoding protein FAM90A15-like — protein sequence MMARRDPKSWAERLVRAQTLQKQRRAPVGPRAPPPDEEDPRLKCKNCGAFGHTARSTRCPMKCWKAALVPATLGEKEGKENLKPWKPQVEANPGPLNKDKGEKEERPRQQDPQRKALLHIFSGKPPEKPLPNRKGSTESSDYLRVASGPMPVHTTSKRPRLGPVLADRSATERSDRGSVLASPSPLRKASLSSSSSLGPKERQTGAAADIPQPAVRQQGPEPLLVVKPTHSSPEGGCREVPQAASKTHGLLQAIRPQAQDKRPAVTSQPCPPAATHSLGLGSNLSFGPGAKRPAQARIQACLNFPKKPRLGPFQIPESAIQGGELGAPENLQPPPAATELGPSTSPQMGRRTPAQVPSVDRQPPHSRPCLPTAQACTMSHHPAASHDGAQPLRVLFRRLENGRWSSSLLAAPSFHSPEKPGAFLAQSPHVSEKSEGPRVRVPPSVLYEDLQVSSSSEDSDSDLE from the exons ATGATGGCACGTCGGGACCCCAAATCTTGGGCCGAGAGACTGGTGAGAGCCCAGACCCTCCAGAAGCAGCGGAGGGCCCCAGTTGGGCCAAGGGCTCCCCCGCCCGATGAAGAAGATCCCAGG CTCAAGTGCAAAAACTGCGGGGCCTTTGGCCACACGGCCAGAAGTACCAGGTGCCCCATGAAGTGCTGGAAGGCAGCCCTGGTTCCAGCGACCttgggggaaaaggaagggaaggaaaacctgaaaccatggaaGCCCCAGGTTGAAGCCAACCCGGGGCCCTTGAACAAGgataagggagagaaggaagagagaccaaG GCAACAAGACCCGCAGAGGAAGGCTCTCCTCCACATATTTTCTGGGAAACCTCCAGAGAAGCCGCTGCCGAATCGAAAAGGATCCACGGAATCTTCTGATTATCTGAGG gTTGCAAGCGGGCCAATGCCGGTCCACACAACCAGTAAGAGGCCGCGCCTGGGCCCTGTCCTCGCTGATCGCTCAGCTACCGAAAGGTCTGACAGGGGCTCCGTCTTGGCTTCGCCGTCTCCCCTCAGAAAAGCCAGTCTGAGCTCCTCCTCAAGTCTTGGAccaaaggaaagacagacagggGCTGCGGCCGACATCCCTCAGCCTGCAGTCAGGCAGCAGGGCCCCGAGCCTCTCCTCGTGGTGAAGCCGacacacagcagccctgagggtggctgccgagaagttccccaggctgcctccaaAACCCACGGCCTGCTCCAGGCCATCAGACCCCAGGCACAGGACAAACGTCCTGCGGTGACCTCACAGCCCTGCCCGCCAGCCGCCACACACAGCTTGGGCCTAGGCTCCAATCTCAGCTTCGGGCCAGGAGCCAAGAGACCTGCCCAGGCTCGGATTCAGGCTTGCCTGAACTTCCCCAAGAAACCGAGACTGGGTCCCTTCCAGATCCCCGAAAGCGCCATCCAGGGAGGTGAGCTGGGGGCCCCGGAGAATCTCCAACCTCCGCCAGCCGCAACCGAACTTGGACCAAGTACGTCGCCCCAGATGGGCAGGAGGACACCCGCCCAGGTGCCCAGCGTCGACCGGCAGCCTCCGCACAGCAGACCTTGCCTGCCTACTGCCCAGGCCTGCACCATGTCCCATCACCCAGCGGCCAGCCATGATGGggcccagcctctcagagtgctcttCCGGAGACTGGAAAACGGACGCTGGAGCTCCAGCCTCCTGGCGGCCCCCTCATTTCACTCTCCTGAGAAGCCGGGAGCCTTCCTCGCTCAGAGCCCTCATGTGTCAGAGAAGTCTGAGGGTCCCCGTGTTCGTGTCCCACCGAGCGTCCTCTATGAGGACCTTCAGgtttcctcctcctcagaggaCAGCGATTCTGACCTGGAGTGA